The Strix aluco isolate bStrAlu1 chromosome 1, bStrAlu1.hap1, whole genome shotgun sequence genome has a window encoding:
- the CIDEA gene encoding lipid transferase CIDEA isoform X1 produces MEAARDYVGSLVRSLVSVGASVGAVTKQTLFPPLMPAGRPFRVSNASRSSRKGIVASSLQELISKTLDAFLISAGIATLVLEEDGTVVDTEEFFRSLDDNTHFMVLEKGQKWTQTRNGVATVRQKKKMGVANITFDLYKLNPKDFIGCLNIKATFYEIYSVSYDIKCMGAKSVLRKVLQLMSHAAQIAGQFLLYTGTYMLQLMGEYDEDGTCTRSRRE; encoded by the exons ATGGAGGCGGCGCGGGACTACGTGGGCTCGCTGGTGCG ATCTTTGGTATCCGTGGGAGCATCTGTGGGAGCAGTAACAAAACAGACCCTGTTCCCTCCTCTCATGCCTGCAGGCCGACCTTTCCGTGTGTCGAATGCCTCCCGGAGCAGCCGGAAAGGAATTGTTGCAAGCAGTCTGCAAGAGCTCATCAGCAAG ACTTTAGATGCCTTCCTTATATCTGCTGGAATAGCGACTCTGGTTTTGGAGGAAGATGGCACAGTTGTGGACACAGAAGAGTTCTTCAGGTCTCTGGATGATAATACACACTTCATGGTCCTagaaaaaggacagaaatggACACAA ACAAGAAATGGCGTAGCTACTgtgagacaaaagaagaaaatgggagtAGCTAACATCACGTTTGATCTGTACAAGCTGAACCCTAAGGATTTTATTGGCTGCTTAAACATCAAGGCAACCTTCTATGAGATCTACTCTGTCTCATATGACATCAAATGTATGGGAGCAAAAAGTGTACTGCG GAAGGTGCTTCAGCTAATGTCCCACGCAGCACAAATAGCTGGACAGTTTCTTCTCTATACTGGAACATATATGTTGCAGTTGATGGGTGAATATGATGAAGATGGCACGTGTACAAGATCAAGGCGGGAGTAG
- the CIDEA gene encoding lipid transferase CIDEA isoform X3 yields the protein MEAARDYVGSLVRSLVSVGASVGAVTKQTLFPPLMPAGRPFRVSNASRSSRKGIVASSLQELISKTLDAFLISAGIATLVLEEDGTVVDTEEFFRSLDDNTHFMVLEKGQKWTQTRNGVATVRQKKKMGVANITFDLYKLNPKDFIGCLNIKATFYEIYSVSYDIKCMGAKSVLRFL from the exons ATGGAGGCGGCGCGGGACTACGTGGGCTCGCTGGTGCG ATCTTTGGTATCCGTGGGAGCATCTGTGGGAGCAGTAACAAAACAGACCCTGTTCCCTCCTCTCATGCCTGCAGGCCGACCTTTCCGTGTGTCGAATGCCTCCCGGAGCAGCCGGAAAGGAATTGTTGCAAGCAGTCTGCAAGAGCTCATCAGCAAG ACTTTAGATGCCTTCCTTATATCTGCTGGAATAGCGACTCTGGTTTTGGAGGAAGATGGCACAGTTGTGGACACAGAAGAGTTCTTCAGGTCTCTGGATGATAATACACACTTCATGGTCCTagaaaaaggacagaaatggACACAA ACAAGAAATGGCGTAGCTACTgtgagacaaaagaagaaaatgggagtAGCTAACATCACGTTTGATCTGTACAAGCTGAACCCTAAGGATTTTATTGGCTGCTTAAACATCAAGGCAACCTTCTATGAGATCTACTCTGTCTCATATGACATCAAATGTATGGGAGCAAAAAGTGTACTGCG ATTTCTTTGA